A window of the Ammoniphilus oxalaticus genome harbors these coding sequences:
- the aroE gene encoding shikimate dehydrogenase gives MNNQTVLTGLFGNPVSQSMSPNMHNAAFQQLGLNFAYMAFAVEHAQLGAAVEAIRALSIRGVNVTIPHKVAVMKFLDEIDAEALDIGAVNTIVNDGGKLIGYNTDGRGYVHSLLEETRVTLSDKRILLVGAGGAARAVGVSLAREGVKQITIANRSIERAVELADDLSRHVQSEPVGLGDVQDLRQVDIVINTSSVGMYPNMGETPLPTDLLHADLLVSDLIYNPLYTELLNQARGIGAKVHNGLGMFVHQGALAFELWTENEAPLELMRKTVEQQLGR, from the coding sequence ATGAATAATCAGACCGTGTTGACAGGCCTATTTGGCAATCCAGTGAGTCAATCGATGTCTCCTAATATGCATAATGCCGCATTTCAGCAACTCGGTTTAAATTTCGCGTATATGGCATTTGCTGTGGAGCATGCGCAACTTGGCGCCGCCGTAGAAGCGATCCGAGCGTTATCCATTCGGGGCGTTAATGTTACGATCCCGCATAAAGTTGCTGTGATGAAGTTTCTTGATGAAATCGACGCGGAAGCTTTAGATATCGGAGCTGTAAATACGATTGTAAACGACGGTGGAAAATTAATTGGGTATAATACAGATGGAAGAGGTTATGTTCACTCCTTATTGGAAGAGACAAGGGTTACATTGTCCGATAAACGTATTTTATTGGTCGGCGCCGGCGGAGCGGCAAGGGCGGTTGGTGTATCGCTTGCGAGAGAAGGGGTCAAACAGATTACGATTGCGAATCGTTCGATTGAACGCGCTGTGGAACTTGCCGATGATTTGTCGCGTCATGTTCAGTCCGAACCCGTTGGCTTAGGAGATGTTCAAGATTTGCGACAAGTTGATATCGTAATCAACACCAGTTCGGTCGGTATGTATCCAAACATGGGGGAGACACCGCTTCCAACGGATTTATTACATGCTGATTTGTTAGTCAGTGATTTAATTTACAACCCGTTGTATACGGAACTTTTAAATCAAGCTCGGGGGATTGGAGCGAAAGTACACAATGGCTTAGGCATGTTTGTCCACCAGGGCGCATTGGCGTTTGAATTGTGGACAGAGAATGAAGCGCCCCTGGAGCTAATGAGGAAAACAGTTGAGCAGCAACTAGGGCGATAA
- the yhbY gene encoding ribosome assembly RNA-binding protein YhbY, with the protein MLTGKQKRFLRSEAHHLTPIFQVGKGGVNDNLIKQVGEALEVRELIKVSILDTCATGKNEVAQSLAEGSNAELVQLIGRTVVLYKESKEQKKLELPH; encoded by the coding sequence ATGTTAACGGGAAAACAAAAACGATTTTTACGTTCGGAAGCGCACCATTTGACTCCGATTTTTCAAGTAGGAAAAGGGGGAGTCAATGACAATTTGATTAAGCAAGTGGGGGAAGCGCTTGAAGTGAGAGAACTGATTAAGGTTTCGATTTTAGATACGTGCGCAACAGGTAAAAATGAGGTCGCCCAGTCTTTAGCTGAGGGGTCCAATGCTGAACTCGTGCAGTTGATCGGTCGAACAGTGGTCTTGTACAAAGAGTCAAAGGAACAAAAAAAGCTGGAGCTGCCGCATTAA
- a CDS encoding nicotinate-nucleotide adenylyltransferase: MKIGILGGTFDPIHLVHLMIAEQTREEADLDEIWFMPSRIPPHKDNRHVTPAMDRLEMVKLAIQGAPYFKAISIELDRPGPSYTIKTVEELKQKYPQHTFSFIIGGDMIDYLPHWHRIDELIKMIQFIGVQRPGAQLTDSPYSKYTRMVHIPQMDISSTIIRDKIRNRKTIRYMVPEEVRMYIKGQGLYES; encoded by the coding sequence ATGAAAATTGGAATTTTGGGCGGAACATTTGATCCGATCCATCTGGTTCACCTCATGATCGCAGAACAGACGCGCGAGGAGGCTGATTTAGATGAGATTTGGTTCATGCCTTCGCGGATTCCGCCTCATAAGGACAATCGCCATGTGACTCCCGCAATGGATCGGCTGGAAATGGTCAAATTAGCAATCCAAGGGGCTCCTTATTTTAAAGCAATCTCGATTGAGTTAGACAGACCGGGACCATCCTACACAATTAAAACGGTGGAGGAGCTAAAACAGAAGTACCCGCAACATACATTTTCGTTTATTATCGGCGGAGACATGATTGATTATTTACCCCACTGGCACCGAATCGATGAATTAATCAAAATGATTCAATTTATTGGGGTTCAGCGACCTGGCGCGCAATTGACCGATTCTCCATACTCAAAATATACGCGGATGGTTCACATCCCGCAGATGGACATTTCATCGACGATCATACGAGATAAGATCAGGAACAGAAAAACGATTCGCTATATGGTCCCTGAAGAAGTTAGAATGTACATAAAGGGGCAGGGTTTGTATGAATCGTGA
- the yqeK gene encoding bis(5'-nucleosyl)-tetraphosphatase (symmetrical) YqeK, with amino-acid sequence MNREQLLRRVKEELPDHRYQHTVRVAETAVKLAKIHGVDSNRVNRVELAAILHDYCKYWDSERMKTIIKANTQLSSDLLNYDKELWHGPVGAIIAKESFGVTDSATLAAIANHTSGRPGMCLIEKVVWLADYIEPGRQFPGVEEIRALAERNLDQAMLKALANTIVFLVKREKQVYPLTLATYNELTKLCSSDDDVNR; translated from the coding sequence ATGAATCGTGAGCAATTGTTGCGGAGGGTAAAAGAGGAACTGCCTGACCATCGTTATCAACATACTGTCAGAGTTGCGGAGACAGCGGTTAAATTAGCTAAAATCCACGGTGTTGATTCAAATCGCGTAAATCGCGTTGAGTTGGCAGCTATTTTACACGATTATTGCAAGTACTGGGACTCTGAACGAATGAAGACAATCATTAAAGCGAACACTCAGCTTTCATCTGATTTGCTCAATTATGATAAAGAACTTTGGCACGGACCTGTTGGCGCAATCATTGCTAAGGAATCGTTTGGGGTAACTGACTCAGCAACGCTTGCCGCGATTGCCAATCACACATCGGGAAGGCCGGGAATGTGTCTGATAGAGAAAGTGGTGTGGTTAGCAGATTATATTGAGCCAGGTCGACAGTTCCCCGGGGTGGAGGAAATACGCGCCTTAGCCGAGCGAAATTTGGATCAAGCGATGTTGAAAGCTCTCGCAAACACGATTGTTTTTTTGGTTAAACGGGAGAAGCAGGTTTATCCGCTAACGCTAGCTACTTATAATGAACTCACTAAATTGTGTTCGAGCGACGATGACGTGAATCGATAG
- the rsfS gene encoding ribosome silencing factor, with amino-acid sequence MDILQIAQQVAGVLEDKKAENIVTLDIKDLSTIADYFVICHGNSSTQVQALAAELRKNLMESEIEISKIVGYDAARWVLVDLGDVVVHIFHRDEREYYNLERIWGDASIVG; translated from the coding sequence ATGGATATATTGCAAATCGCGCAACAAGTGGCAGGTGTTTTGGAAGATAAAAAGGCTGAAAATATTGTTACCCTTGATATCAAAGATCTCTCCACAATCGCTGATTACTTCGTTATTTGTCACGGTAATTCATCAACACAGGTGCAAGCGTTAGCTGCTGAACTAAGGAAAAACTTAATGGAGTCTGAGATTGAAATTAGTAAAATAGTCGGATACGATGCCGCAAGATGGGTGTTGGTTGACTTAGGCGATGTGGTTGTTCATATATTCCACAGAGATGAAAGGGAATATTACAATCTGGAAAGAATTTGGGGAGATGCCAGCATTGTCGGTTAG
- a CDS encoding class I SAM-dependent DNA methyltransferase produces the protein MSVSYTRLAQVYDRFMADAPYEEWVRFAESEWMQFQLTPKKVMDLACGTGSISVLLAKRGYQVTGIDLSEEMLTIAEEKGRGEGVRLQLYQQDMVELRSPEPMDSIICFCDSLNYITDPQAVFQTFEGVYRSLKPGGVFLFDVHSLYKIKDLFADQSFHWIEDDLVYVWDCQAEEENLVTHFLTFFAREGELYRRFEETHLQRGYSEQQLRTWLEEVGFANIHCHADLTNMPPVPTSERLFFSCQRPM, from the coding sequence TTGTCGGTTAGCTATACGCGGCTCGCTCAAGTGTATGATCGGTTTATGGCTGATGCTCCATATGAAGAGTGGGTTCGTTTCGCGGAATCAGAGTGGATGCAGTTTCAACTCACCCCTAAAAAAGTGATGGATTTGGCGTGCGGAACGGGCTCGATCTCCGTCCTTTTAGCCAAGAGGGGTTATCAGGTAACTGGGATTGATCTGTCTGAAGAAATGTTGACCATCGCGGAGGAAAAAGGGCGTGGTGAAGGCGTTCGACTGCAATTGTACCAACAAGACATGGTTGAATTAAGATCTCCTGAACCAATGGATAGTATTATTTGCTTTTGTGATTCTTTAAATTATATTACAGATCCGCAAGCTGTTTTTCAGACCTTTGAAGGCGTGTACCGCTCGCTTAAGCCAGGCGGCGTGTTTTTATTTGATGTTCATTCGCTTTATAAGATTAAGGACCTGTTTGCCGATCAATCGTTTCACTGGATTGAAGATGATCTTGTCTATGTTTGGGACTGTCAAGCTGAGGAAGAGAATCTGGTTACCCATTTCCTTACCTTTTTTGCGCGTGAGGGAGAACTTTATAGGCGGTTTGAGGAAACGCATCTACAACGCGGTTATTCGGAACAGCAATTGCGAACCTGGTTAGAGGAAGTCGGGTTTGCGAATATTCACTGTCACGCTGATTTAACAAACATGCCGCCCGTTCCAACAAGCGAGAGGTTGTTTTTCTCTTGCCAAAGACCAATGTGA
- the yyaC gene encoding spore protease YyaC, translated as MSLLLQISHKDKQAVSQISTGIKKRMKNEKSFSDIVLFCIGTDRCTGDSLGPLVGMFLQQANVPDIQVWGTLERPIHALNLKDALYRLSLMSNPLVISVDASLGITSCVGDIQLVDGPLRPGMGVRKILPPVGHFHIKGIVNTSGILDAMVLLNTRLFTVMQMAKVISQSVILAVKKK; from the coding sequence GTGTCCCTGTTATTACAAATATCACATAAAGACAAACAGGCTGTATCCCAAATATCTACTGGAATTAAGAAAAGAATGAAGAACGAAAAATCATTTTCAGATATTGTGCTTTTTTGTATTGGAACGGATCGGTGTACTGGAGATTCACTTGGACCTCTAGTCGGGATGTTCTTACAACAAGCAAATGTACCTGATATTCAAGTGTGGGGAACGTTGGAAAGGCCAATCCATGCTCTTAACCTAAAAGATGCCCTCTACCGACTTAGCCTTATGTCCAACCCCTTGGTGATCTCTGTTGATGCTAGTTTGGGAATAACAAGTTGCGTCGGGGACATCCAGTTGGTTGACGGTCCGCTGCGGCCCGGTATGGGAGTCCGTAAAATATTGCCTCCTGTCGGTCACTTTCATATTAAAGGGATCGTTAACACGAGTGGGATTTTAGATGCGATGGTATTGTTAAATACCCGCTTGTTTACAGTGATGCAAATGGCAAAAGTGATTTCCCAATCGGTTATATTAGCCGTAAAAAAGAAATAG